A window of the Plasmodium vivax chromosome 12, whole genome shotgun sequence genome harbors these coding sequences:
- a CDS encoding hypothetical protein, conserved (encoded by transcript PVX_118135A) gives MGEPQEPLKFSDFTLSKYGNKRIRINKPDGDVKYLISRFTDNREISKLAGPVTFISKDQHGESPAPNDKNNNAFYWLLKNPSSEKAKPNHKPYMSKKCNMDTDVFFVLMENEEYSDIYPISSWHVFEPDLSAKTLSKFNVDNNPEEKLKAEQNNRRLDDIIERLKNKEEVMKVNSKVREEGNKKKKKKKKIINSDSSYSSDEDDDLGLKRQEKKRLKNLYKLRMRENQDEIDYVDSALSITALRKSKVNWDYSNDGKKSDDEDINMEDSGQEEFDDDDNNDENEDSENNSDNDLSRLTTYGQTMKSLLKQQVHDEEDDELKQYSDDDEDDEDDDDEEEEEEDGEEEENDKADDGTVNMAKKNLAAKKRMLKREAQKKVKKGGATNRPQKDKRHVQEDDEEEDDDEEDDEEDDEEDEDDYQGDKKISPNKKQPLQNAKTNSINEFIKEKIKNKELQIKEENCAKILLKLIEKNNGRMDILTLLDVLNIKEKNQSFLIVQKCIKNLCNISSQTVNNKKVKMVSVKPRFAPKK, from the exons atgggggagccACAGGAACCCCTGAAGTTCTCCGACTTCACCCTGTCCAAATATGGCAACAAGCGAATCAGGATAAACAAACCGGATGGAGATGTGAAATATTTGATTTCCCGTTTTACGGACAATCGGGAGATTAGCAAGTTGGCCGGCCCGGTGACGTTCATC TCCAAAGACCAGCATGGCGAAAGCCCCGCGCCGAACGACAAAAACAACAACGCCTTCTATTGGCTGCTAAAAAACCCGTCGAGCGAAAAGGCAAAGCCAAATCACAAGCCGTACATGTCCAAAAAGTGCAACATGGACACGgatgtattttttgtgctaatggaaaatgaagagtACTCGGATATTTACCCCATCTCCAGTTGGCACGTCTTCGAACCGGACCTGTCGGCCAAAACGTTGAGCAAGTTTAACGTAGATAATAACCCGGAAGAAAAGCTAAAAGCAGAACAGAACAACAGAAGGTTAGATGACATTATTGAAAggctaaaaaataaagaagaagttATGAAGGTAAATTCCAAAGTgagagaagaaggaaataaaaaaaaaaaaaaaaaaaaaaaaattataaattcaGACTCATCTTATTCATCCGATGAAGATGACGATTTAGGGTTAAAaagacaagaaaaaaaaagattaaaaaatttatacaaattaagAATGAGAGAAAATCAGGACGAAATTGATTACGTCGATTCTGCTCTCTCCATCACGGCCTTAAGAAAAAGTAAAGTCAACTGGGATTACAGCAATGATGGGAAGAAAAGCGATGATGAAGATATAAATATGGAGGACTCTGGGCAGGAAGAATTTGATGATGATGACaataatgatgaaaatgaagATTCGGAAAACAACTCAGATAATGACCTCTCTCGATTGACGACTTACGGACAGACTATGAAGTCTCTGCTGAAGCAACAAGTGcatgatgaggaggatgatGAACTGAAGCAGTACTccgatgatgatgaggatgatgaggatgacgacgatgaagaggaggaggaggaagatggagaggaagaggagaatGACAAAGCTGATGACGGAACTGTAAACATGGCCAAGAAAAATCTAGCcgccaaaaaaagaatgctAAAAAGAGAGGCACAGAAGAAGGTCAAAAAAGGTGGTGCCACGAACAGGCCGCAAAAGGATAAGCGCCACGTACAAGAggatgacgaggaggaggacgacgatgaggaggacgatgaggaggacgatgaggaggatgaagacGATTACcagggggacaaaaaaatcTCCCCAAACAAAAAGCAACCCCTGCAGAATGCCAAAACTAACAGCATCAACGAATtcattaaggaaaaaattaaaaacaaggAACTACAaataaaggaagaaaactGCGCGAAAATTTTACTAAAGCTgattgaaaaaaacaatggCAGGATGGACATCTTGACTCTCCTAGACGTTTTAaacataaaggaaaaaaaccaGAGCTTCCTAATCGTCCAGAAGTGCATAAAAAACCTGTGCAACATTAGCTCGCAGACGGTTAACAAcaagaaggtgaagatgGTATCCGTGAAGCCGAGGTTTGCCCCCAAGAAGTAG
- a CDS encoding hypothetical protein, conserved (encoded by transcript PVX_118140A) produces the protein MALKRTKKKTIAKEKGPQNGTTKKRSREQNVVSQEEEDRLSFNPFKTKEAIKPFELSIENEKTTDEGENQTDSFKELLKRRIKQMNQKMKEKEKKVAAHFRQTYQEDIENSGKSWFESKLLNDVPRKLTTC, from the exons ATGGCGTTGAAAAGGaccaaaaagaaaacaatcgcaaaggagaagggcccccaaaatggcacaaccaaaaaaagaagcagagaACAAAACGTCGTTAgccaagaggaggaagaccgACTGAGCTTTAACCCCTTTAAAACCAAGGAAGCAATAAAGCCGTTCGAGTTAAGcatagaaaatgaaaaaacgacCGATGAGGGAGAAAACCAAACAG ACTCGTTTAAGGAGCTGTTAAAGAGAAGGATAAAACAGATGAATcagaaaatgaaggaaaaggagaagaaggtggCCGCTCACTTTAG ACAAACGTACCAAGAGGATATCGAAAACTCGGGGAAGAGCTGGTTCGAAAGCAAGCTGCTGAATGACGTTCCGCGGAAGTTAACCACGTGTTGA
- a CDS encoding 40S ribosomal protein S2, putative (encoded by transcript PVX_118145A), whose amino-acid sequence MEGDRGGFSRGFGRGMRGARGGRGRGRGRGRGRGSAEDDLKNWVPVTKLGRLVKEGKIVSIEEIYLHSLPIKEYQIIDYFFQPGECAHPLKDDVVKIMPVQKQTRAGQRTRFKAFVAIGDGNGHCGLGVKCAKEVATAIRGAIIAAKLSLIPVRRGYWGNKIGDPHTVPMKVSGKCGSVRIRLVPAPRGTQIVGAPTTKKMLNFAGIKDCFSSSCGKTKTRGNFLRAIFNALSKTYGYLTPDLWKVTKFDKSPYEEWSDFLETYQNMKIQKQTP is encoded by the exons ATGGAAG GAGATAGAGGAGGCTTTTCAAGAGGATTTGGAAGGGGCATGAGGGGCGCCAGAGGCGGCCGTGGCCGAggacgaggaagaggaag AGGAAGAGGGTCCGCGGAAGACGACTTGAAGAACTGGGTACCCGTAACCAAGTTGGGACGTCTCGTCAAGGAAGGGAAAATTGTTTCCATCgaagaaatttatttgcattcCCTGCCCATTAAGGAGTATCAAATTATTGATTACTTCTTTCAGCCAGGAGAATGTGCTCACCCTTTGAAGGATGATGTGGTAAAAATTATGCCTGTACAGAAACAAACGCGTGCCGGACAGCGAACGAGATTTAAGGCATTTGTGGCCATTGGGGATGGAAATGGTCATTGTGGCTTAGGGGTAAAGTGCGCAAAGGAAGTGGCAACCGCCATTAGAGGTGCAATCATTGCTGCTAAGTTGTCCCTAATTCCGGTGAGAAGAGGATACTGGGGAAACAAAATCGGAGACCCCCACACGGTGCCAATGAAGGTTTCGGGAAAATGTGGTAGTGTTCGTATTCGCTTGGTGCCAGCTCCAAGGGGTACGCAGATCGTGGGTGCGCCAACGACGAAGAAGATGCTTAACTTTGCGGGCATTAAGGATTGCTTCTCCTCGTCTTGTGGAAAGACCAAAACGAGGGGCAACTTTTTAAGG GCCATTTTCAACGCCTTGAGCAAAACATACGGCTACTTAACTCCGGACCTATGGAAGGTAACCAAATTTGACAAGTCTCCCTATGAAGAATGGTCAGATTTTTTGGAGACCTACCAAAACATGAAAATCCAGAAGCAGACGCCCTAA
- a CDS encoding hypothetical protein, conserved (encoded by transcript PVX_118150A) yields MFLCRLFRKTVVVVTVVVVLLIIASVLLILHFVSNSNSSEKFPFGIGVYTYDVVFKYSHIHDPSIGKQLNVGSNVIPINEAHSPFTQGLFFIDNDTLLESSGLYGASYIREFSLSSGKTKRFNNLKSNLFAEGLAVVVEPMTYKKFILTLTYKEKVILVFDYDTMELYHSFEHELDGYGLTSNIDLLQSVEDLKAENFARNQKLWTTTGDDYLYEIEIPHDFLSTKKLSISGKTQITCAGFAIYHVNELEYHVQAKTLYANVFLTKLVLEIDISKGTCLKIINLSGLVEQCDRYDGQKNKESVLNGIAIDPQSSKADLPNLLVTGKLWPNMFQIRLIKSVTKWEATAVLSEYFKSIGQKVS; encoded by the exons ATGTTTTTATGCAGGCTGTTTAGGAAGACGGTGGTGGTGGTGACAGTAGTGGTGGTGTTGCTAATCATAGCATCGGTTTTGTTaatccttcattttgttagtAACTCGAATTCAAGTGAGAAATTCCCCTTTGGAATTGGAGTATACACATACGACGTGGTGTTTAAGTACAGCCATATTCACGACCCTTCCATTGGCAAACAATTAAATGTTGGTTCAAATGTAATTCCAATCAATGAAGCGCATTCGCCATTCACACAagggttattttttatagacAATGATACACTGCTCGAATCTTCGGGGTTATATGGAGCTAGCTACATCAGAGAGTTTTCTCTTTCCTCGGGGAAAACCAAAAGatttaacaatttaaaaagtaaccTCTTCGCAGAAGGTTTGGCAGTTGTAGTCGAGCCAATGACGTATAAGAAGTTTATCCTAACTCTAACGTATAAGGAGAAAGTCATTCTCGTTTTTGACTACGACACTATGGAGCTGTACCATTCATTTGAACATGAGTTGGATGGGTATGGCCTGACATCCAACATAGATCTCCTACAATCTGTAGAAGATTTAAAGGCGGAAAACTTTGCCCGCAATCAGAAGCTGTGGACGACTACTGGGGATGACTATCTATACGAAATTGAAATTCCCCACGATTTTTTAAGCACTAAAAAATTGAGCATCTCTGGGAAGACCCAAATTACCTGCGCGGGCTTCGCCATTTATCATGTGAACGAGCTGGAGTACCATGTGCAGGCCAAGACGCTCTACGCCAACGTTTTCCTTACCAAGCTGGTCCTTGAGATTGACATATCCAAGGGCACCTGCCTGAAGATTATTAACTTGTCCGGCCTCGTCGAGCAGTGCGACAGATAC gACGGCCAGAAGAACAAGGAGTCCGTGCTCAACGGAATAGCCATCGACCCGCAGAGCAGCAAGGCGGACCTGCCCAACCTGCTCGTGACGGGCAAGCTATGGCCCAACATGTTCCAAATCAGGCTCATCAAAAGCGTCACCAAGTGGGAGGCCACCGCGGTGCTCAGCGAGTACTTCAAGTCGATTGGGCAGAAGGTCTCGTGA
- a CDS encoding hypothetical protein, conserved (encoded by transcript PVX_118155A) — protein MPINAITIAIATADPSLPLCQRSRKKLLTRERSIRTAEQNLRVYTSPRIRHKHKRMKKSRPPFLVIKRLYTRSGGLRKPQKVTNDPESINRKTYWCFEHKPIKRTLVNLIYSHNELKLFSRFLNHPNVGTSLVHELSLEGPYTGFLPSNEALKLISPESLAKLYEEGDKLMEFVLGHFAKDFWLYRDLYGSSYQPWLVFNERRDAPEKITNLVNRDLLVEITGEFKNCDHSISLNGAKIIRPNMKCHNGVVHIVDRPIIQR, from the exons ATGCCCATCAACGCCATCACCATCGCCATCGCCACCGCAGATCCATCCCTGCCGCTTTGCCAAAGGAGCCGCAAAAAACTGCTAACCAGGGAGCGGAGCATCCGAACGGCTGAACAAAACCTACGCGTGTACACATCCCCCCGAATTAGGCATAAACacaaaagaatgaaaaagagCCGCCCACCCTTCCTTGTCATTAAAAGGCTATACACACGCAGTGGCGGATTGAGGAAACCGCAAAAAGTGACGAACGATCCCGAAAGCATTAATCGAAAAACGTACTGGTGCTTTGAACACAAACCTATTAAGAGGACGTTGGTCAATTTGATATACTCTCATAATGAATTGAAATTATTCTCCCGTTTTCTTAATCACCCCAATG TGGGTACCTCCCTTGTACACGAGCTTTCCTTGGAAGGCCCCTACACGGGGTTCCTGCCTTCGAACGAGGCTCTGAAATTGATTAGCCCCGAGAGTTTAGCCAAATTGTATGAAGAAGGAGACAAGTTGATGGAATTCGTTTTGGGCCACTTCGCGAAGGACTTCTGGCTCTACAGGGACCTGTACGGGTCGTCCTACCAGCCC TGGCTCGTGTTCAACGAGAGGAGGGACGCCCCTGAGAAAATCACCAACTTAGTTAACAGAGACCTACTTGTAGAGATAACAGGAGAGTTTAAAAATTGCGACCACTCGATTTCCCTGAATGGAGCGAAGATCATCAGACCGAACATGAAGTGCCACAACGGAGTGGTGCACATTGTAGACAGGCCGATAATACAGAGGTAG
- a CDS encoding hypothetical protein, conserved (encoded by transcript PVX_118160A): MEHLSVTKNSQMNNLAAYNNQEANYSLAAPNQEEYSENDLFYTFYDKFNEIFLFIQNLKENKNDLEDEVDDNLIKTLHNLCLEFLNYIKQINDFGHMNLSKNDQDLIIESYEKFVRQCKQYNDKPQVKQLENEISNLLDLLFNNTSEAVNTLFSADSFFMDHVENLKLKLTERNQKIEFEKERVRKLELEAKVEKYDEMFEKNKQKNNEMDETLSKLKKDINKLNEKIQKYDNYVKKKRKEIDINFSDTLDCKERIKLLEEHIKTVERNIKTTQLSPLKIVEKTEHYIIFEFTTIRNVMQFKVSNYQSKNAQVEINPCDEHILSYIKSNINKCKDISEITYLIKEAIYLKFLDI; encoded by the exons ATGGAGCACCTCTCAGTGACGAAGAACAGCCAAATGAACAACCTGGCGGCGTACAATAATCAGGAGGCAAACTACAGCTTGGCTGCCCCAAACCAGGAGGAATACTCAGAAAACGATCTGTTCTACACCTTTTATGAcaaatttaatgaaatttttttgttcatacaaaatttgaaagaaaataaaaatgacttGGAAGACGAAGTGGATgacaatttaataaaaactttACACAACTTATGTcttgaatttttaaattatatcaaACAAATAAACGATTTTGGTCATATgaatttaagtaaaaatgacCAGGATTTAATAATCGAGTCGTACGAGAAATTTGTGCGACAGTGCAAGCAGTACAACGACAAGCCGCAAGTGAAACAGctggaaaatgaaatttcGAATTTGCTCGACCTGCTCTTTAACAACACCTCAG AGGCAGTGAATACCCTCTTCTCCGCGGACTCTTTTTTTATGGACCACGTGGAAAACTTGAAGCTGAA GCTAACCGAAAGAAACCAAAAAATCGAGTTCGAAAAGGAACGAGTGAGGAAGCTGGAGCTGGAGGCCAAGGTGGAAAAATACGATGAGATGTTCGAGAAGAACAAGCAAAAG AATAACGAAATGGACGAAACGTTAAGCAAGCTTAAGAAGGATATCAACAAG CTGaacgaaaaaatacaaaaatacgACAACTATGTCAAAAAGAAGCGCAAAGAAATCGACATCAACTTTTCGGATACGCTGGACTGCAAGGAAAGGATCAAACTGTTGGAGGAGCA CATAAAGACAGTCGAACGGAACATCAAAACAACGCAGTTGTCACCCCTCAAAATTGTAGAAAAAACGGAGCACTACATCATTTTCGAGTTTACG ACAATACGCAACGTTATGCAATTCAAAGTGAGCAATTACCAGTCAAAGAACGCGCAAGTGGAAATCAACCCCTGTGACGAACATATTCTGTCTTACATAAAATCgaacataaataaatgcaaagACATTTCGGAGATAACTTACTTAATCAAAGAG GCCATATACTTAAAATTTCTGGACATTTAA
- a CDS encoding hypothetical protein (encoded by transcript PVX_118162A) yields the protein MTENTSIRRRYEKSFTERPGFTEDEIEEIREAFNLLDTDGTGTIDPKEIKCAMQSLGLDVKNPMIFRMIADLEKDGYSSIDFEEFMEVITSKLGNKDTREGIQRIFNLFDDDKTGAISLKNLKRVAKELGETLTDEELRDMIDRADSKGEGEISFEDFYTIMTKKSFL from the exons ATGACAGAAAATACATCAATTAGGAGGAGGTATGAAAAGAGCTTCACAGAACGGCCAGGCTTCACTGAAGATGAAATTGAGGAAATAAGGGAAGCATTTAATTTGTTAGATACCGATGGGACAG GCACCATCGACCCGAAGGAAATAAAGTGCGCCATGCAGAGCCTAGGGTTAGACGTTAAGAACCCAATGATATTCAGGATGATAGCCGACCTGGAGAAGGACGGCTACTCCTCCATCGACTTTGAAGAGTTTATGGAGGTCATAACGTCCAAGCTG GGAAATAAAGACACGCGGGAAGGCATCCAAAGAATTTTCAACCTCTTCGATGATGACAAAACGGGGGCAATCTCACtgaagaatttaaaaagagtTGCAAAGGAGTTAGGCGAAACGTTAACAGATGAGGAGCTGCGGGATATGATTGACCGTGCAGATTCCAAGGGCGAGGGGGAAATTTCGTTCGAAGATTTCTACACCATAATGACGAAGAAGAGCTTCTTGTGA